Proteins co-encoded in one Candidatus Thiodictyon syntrophicum genomic window:
- a CDS encoding WavE lipopolysaccharide synthesis family protein: protein MSGHAYSDVTFVIQGAIAVHGRENITIKCIESIKRYYSKASIIVSTWTDPGPIDGVVIIVNEDPGPIQTSDPFFLNYNRMMKSTAEGIARSKTRYVAKIRSDFWFGGFYPILEEFSKQCFIDQIKYPLLSAKIMMCMQRRHYRLYPFYISDWFNFGCKEDMQKLWNGRLVETSRVSCEASWIGRLIYESIGCSDSCLNMDHLFHSEQQLCLGFLKAVGVKVRMTALVRSSIFDLLESYYILGELFCVVDRNKLNLISKKHLVDNRQDNLYIWNMAVKAADSFLARSLVTIQVIYEYLQMEVSYKSTRFRRVVRRLWSYVSNL from the coding sequence TTGAGTGGTCATGCTTACTCCGATGTAACGTTTGTTATCCAGGGCGCTATTGCTGTACATGGTCGTGAAAATATAACCATAAAATGTATAGAGTCGATAAAAAGATACTATTCGAAAGCATCGATTATTGTTTCAACCTGGACAGATCCTGGCCCTATTGACGGGGTGGTGATAATAGTCAATGAAGATCCAGGTCCTATACAAACCTCTGATCCATTCTTTTTAAATTACAACCGTATGATGAAGTCGACTGCGGAAGGTATTGCGCGGTCAAAGACACGTTACGTCGCGAAGATACGATCAGACTTTTGGTTTGGAGGGTTCTATCCAATATTGGAGGAATTTTCTAAGCAATGTTTTATTGATCAGATTAAATACCCATTGCTAAGCGCTAAGATCATGATGTGTATGCAAAGGCGGCACTATCGGCTATACCCTTTCTATATATCAGACTGGTTTAACTTCGGATGTAAGGAGGATATGCAAAAATTATGGAATGGTCGACTGGTAGAGACATCACGTGTAAGTTGTGAAGCAAGCTGGATTGGGCGTCTGATTTATGAATCAATAGGTTGTTCTGACAGTTGTCTGAACATGGATCATCTCTTCCATTCGGAGCAGCAATTATGTTTAGGATTTCTTAAAGCGGTGGGGGTTAAAGTCAGGATGACAGCACTGGTGAGGAGTAGTATTTTTGATTTGCTAGAAAGCTATTACATTCTGGGAGAACTATTTTGTGTAGTGGATCGCAATAAACTAAACCTGATTAGCAAAAAGCATTTAGTGGATAATCGGCAGGATAATCTCTATATTTGGAACATGGCGGTGAAGGCTGCCGATAGTTTTTTGGCAAGATCTTTGGTAACGATACAAGTTATTTATGAGTATCTTCAAATGGAAGTAAGTTATAAATCCACTCGTTTTCGACGCGTTGTGCGGAGGCTTTGGTCTTATGTCAGCAATCTCTAA
- a CDS encoding glycosyltransferase family 2 protein: MPQLETWPLNIVIPMAGRGSRFVNAGYTTPKPLIPLKGRPMIQWVIDNVRPARPHRFIFICLREHLDRYPEVADTLTSLCPGCVIVQLAGVTEGAACTVLTAREFIDTQAPLMIANSDQYVDLDINEYLAVGDRPGVDGLIMTFNSDHPKWSYCRMRPDGTVSEVVEKQVVSHEATVGIYNFRRGLDFINAARQMIEKNLRVNSEFYVAPIYNQLIEAGATVVVKSAGADGAGMYGLGTPEDYHFFKSFLGID, translated from the coding sequence ATGCCGCAGCTTGAAACTTGGCCATTGAACATTGTGATCCCGATGGCGGGCCGCGGTTCCCGTTTCGTCAACGCGGGTTATACCACACCAAAGCCCCTGATCCCCTTGAAGGGCAGACCTATGATTCAGTGGGTGATTGACAACGTTCGTCCGGCGCGCCCTCATCGCTTTATTTTTATCTGTTTGCGTGAGCATCTCGATCGATATCCAGAGGTGGCGGATACCCTGACATCCCTGTGCCCCGGTTGCGTAATTGTGCAGTTGGCAGGGGTTACGGAAGGGGCCGCCTGCACGGTGTTAACGGCCAGAGAATTCATTGACACCCAGGCGCCACTGATGATCGCAAACAGTGACCAGTATGTCGATCTGGATATTAATGAGTATTTGGCGGTAGGTGACAGGCCAGGGGTGGATGGCTTGATCATGACATTCAATTCAGATCACCCGAAATGGTCTTACTGCCGGATGCGACCGGATGGTACGGTGAGTGAGGTGGTAGAGAAGCAGGTGGTAAGCCATGAAGCCACGGTCGGGATCTATAACTTTCGACGAGGGTTGGATTTCATTAATGCCGCGCGGCAAATGATTGAGAAAAATCTGCGCGTCAATAGCGAGTTTTATGTGGCGCCGATTTATAACCAACTCATCGAAGCGGGTGCCACGGTCGTCGTGAAGAGTGCAGGAGCAGATGGCGCGGGCATGTACGGGCTGGGTACGCCAGAGGACTATCACTTTTTTAAATCCTTTCTCGGAATAGATTGA
- a CDS encoding glycosyltransferase family 2 protein, with product MKTLQLLLLMAGPIQAFSEAGYPYPKNLVEIAGTPLIQHTLESIKELLGHCLSVTCVIPKGEDRKHHTGSVIQLLEPQARIVTVGDTAGAACSAILAMHQMDLDQPMVILNGDQIIRADLEVLLSGFGANEVDGGIVVFEAIHPRWSFVRCDEDGWVVEAAEKRPISNLATAGVYYFATARDFLLAAKEMIKKDARVDEFYYICPTYNELVLLQRRIAIAKIPKSAYWSLATPTGVNAYEQFLLAQSESGHRHEAP from the coding sequence ATGAAGACGCTGCAATTACTACTGTTGATGGCCGGTCCGATCCAGGCTTTCTCGGAGGCGGGCTATCCATATCCAAAAAATCTCGTTGAAATTGCTGGCACTCCACTGATTCAGCATACCCTAGAAAGTATAAAAGAATTGCTTGGGCATTGTCTGTCAGTTACTTGCGTGATACCCAAAGGCGAAGACCGCAAACATCACACTGGGTCAGTGATTCAATTGTTAGAACCCCAGGCACGGATAGTTACTGTCGGAGATACGGCAGGGGCGGCATGCAGCGCGATCCTCGCCATGCACCAGATGGACCTCGATCAGCCTATGGTGATCCTCAATGGTGACCAGATTATCAGGGCCGACTTGGAGGTACTTCTTTCTGGGTTCGGTGCAAATGAAGTTGACGGTGGGATCGTGGTCTTTGAGGCTATCCATCCCCGCTGGTCGTTTGTCCGTTGCGATGAGGACGGGTGGGTCGTGGAAGCGGCGGAAAAAAGACCCATCAGTAATCTGGCCACAGCAGGTGTTTACTATTTTGCTACTGCGCGGGATTTTTTGCTGGCCGCTAAGGAGATGATCAAAAAGGACGCACGGGTTGATGAGTTTTATTATATTTGCCCTACCTACAACGAGTTGGTTTTGCTGCAGCGGCGAATTGCCATTGCCAAGATCCCAAAATCCGCCTATTGGTCACTGGCTACGCCGACTGGGGTAAATGCCTACGAGCAATTTCTGCTCGCTCAATCAGAATCAGGACATCGCCATGAAGCGCCATAA
- a CDS encoding HAD family hydrolase has product MTRIKAVVFDMDGVLIEAKDWHYAALNRALGLFGFGISRYDHLVTYDGLPTRRKLEMLTREQGLPAMLHDFINELKQLYTMELVYAQCKPRFYHEYALARLKKMGYQTAVASNSIRATVEVMMAKSNLQRYMDVMLSNEDVTQAKPHPDIYLLAAERLGLQADECLVVEDNEHGIHAAQAAGCHLLVVEEVTETNFANIMSRIAQIESGTVVTGVAGL; this is encoded by the coding sequence GTGACCAGAATCAAGGCGGTTGTGTTCGATATGGATGGCGTGTTGATCGAGGCCAAGGACTGGCATTACGCGGCGCTCAATAGGGCCCTGGGTTTGTTCGGGTTTGGCATTAGCCGTTACGATCATCTGGTTACTTATGACGGTTTACCGACCAGGCGAAAACTGGAAATGCTGACGCGGGAACAGGGACTACCGGCTATGCTGCATGATTTTATCAATGAACTGAAGCAGCTCTACACGATGGAACTGGTCTACGCCCAATGCAAGCCAAGGTTCTATCACGAATACGCTTTGGCTCGGCTCAAAAAGATGGGTTATCAAACGGCTGTGGCCTCAAACTCCATCCGCGCGACGGTTGAGGTGATGATGGCGAAAAGCAACCTGCAACGATACATGGATGTGATGTTGAGTAATGAAGATGTGACCCAGGCCAAACCACACCCGGATATCTATCTGCTGGCAGCGGAGCGACTTGGCCTACAGGCCGATGAATGTCTGGTGGTGGAGGATAACGAACACGGCATTCATGCCGCACAGGCCGCGGGTTGCCACTTGCTGGTAGTGGAAGAAGTCACGGAAACCAATTTTGCGAACATCATGTCTCGCATCGCTCAAATCGAATCAGGTACTGTAGTAACAGGGGTGGCGGGCTTATGA
- a CDS encoding four helix bundle protein: MDLVVEVYQVSGGFPSSEMYGLTSQMRRAAVSVPSNIAEGAARDGVRGEA, from the coding sequence ATGGACTTGGTCGTCGAGGTCTACCAGGTATCGGGCGGATTTCCGTCCAGTGAAATGTATGGGTTGACCAGCCAAATGCGCCGCGCTGCCGTGTCCGTGCCGAGCAACATCGCCGAAGGTGCCGCCCGCGACGGGGTGAGGGGTGAGGCGTGA
- a CDS encoding four helix bundle protein, protein MDLVVEVYQVSGGFPSSELYGLTSQMRRAAVSVPSNIAEGAARDSDKEFLHFLAIARGSLSELETQLQLAQRLGYATQIEQTAAHIDTVFGQLGGLIRTLKLRNVRGEG, encoded by the coding sequence ATGGACTTGGTCGTCGAGGTCTACCAGGTATCGGGCGGATTTCCGTCCAGTGAACTGTATGGGTTGACCAGCCAAATGCGCCGCGCTGCCGTGTCCGTGCCGAGCAACATCGCCGAAGGTGCCGCCCGCGACAGCGACAAAGAATTCCTCCATTTCCTCGCCATCGCCCGCGGTTCCCTCAGCGAACTGGAAACCCAACTGCAACTTGCCCAACGCCTCGGCTATGCAACCCAAATCGAGCAAACCGCCGCCCACATCGACACAGTCTTCGGCCAGCTCGGCGGGCTCATCCGTACCCTAAAACTTAGGAATGTGAGGGGTGAGGGGTGA
- a CDS encoding nucleotidyltransferase domain-containing protein: MRLTPHQIENILSTAKRLAGDSVAVYLFGSRTDDRARGGDVDLLIETPAGLDLLVRAHLKMELETQLGLPVDILAQTPTKVPTAFQVIARAGAIRLEADK, encoded by the coding sequence ATGCGCCTAACCCCCCATCAGATAGAAAATATCCTCTCGACCGCCAAACGTCTTGCCGGCGATTCCGTCGCGGTGTATCTGTTTGGATCCCGTACCGACGACCGGGCGCGTGGAGGTGATGTTGATTTACTCATCGAAACCCCCGCAGGACTGGATTTACTGGTCCGCGCTCACCTGAAAATGGAGTTGGAGACCCAGTTAGGCCTGCCGGTCGATATACTCGCCCAAACACCCACGAAGGTGCCAACCGCCTTCCAGGTCATCGCCCGCGCCGGAGCGATCCGATTGGAGGCGGACAAATGA
- a CDS encoding DUF29 domain-containing protein, translated as MSELSILYQTDYATWAQRHAELLRAGRYTELDLEHLLDELSDMSKSERRELESRLLILLAHLLKWEYQYRDLSDRWREFKGDSWRTTIVEQRKQLAVLLRQAPGLKSIFPDAITSAYTDAVDLASKETRLPPETFPALCPYHVAALFDDDYYPGSAQNEDDHG; from the coding sequence ATGAGTGAACTCAGCATACTGTATCAAACCGATTATGCAACGTGGGCTCAACGCCATGCCGAGCTGCTGCGCGCCGGACGCTACACGGAATTGGATCTCGAGCATTTACTGGATGAGCTCAGTGACATGAGCAAAAGCGAGCGCCGCGAACTGGAAAGCCGGCTGTTGATTCTGCTCGCCCACTTATTGAAATGGGAATACCAATACCGCGACCTGTCCGACCGTTGGCGGGAATTCAAGGGCGATAGTTGGCGTACGACCATCGTCGAACAACGCAAGCAGCTTGCCGTGCTGCTGCGCCAAGCCCCCGGCCTGAAATCCATCTTTCCCGACGCCATCACGAGCGCCTATACCGACGCGGTCGACCTGGCAAGCAAGGAGACGCGCCTGCCGCCGGAGACCTTTCCGGCGCTTTGCCCCTACCATGTTGCCGCACTGTTCGATGACGACTACTATCCTGGCTCAGCGCAAAACGAAGATGACCATGGCTGA
- a CDS encoding ABC transporter permease — protein sequence MTNQTLIIEPGLAERHYWRDLWRYRELFYVLAWRDVAVRYKQTIIGLAWALLQPFFTMVVFTVVFGKLARMPTEGDTPYALLVYAGLLPWQFFASALSSASGSLTGNANLISKVYFPRLIVPTAAVVTSFIDFLISFGILVLLMLWYQFWPGWQILTLPGFVLMAFLASLGPGLWITALNVKYRDFRYVIPFIVSMGLYVSPVGFSSSVIPEQWRLLYALNPMVGVIDGFRWAILGGAAHIYWPGFILSWGLIACFLWLGIRQFRRMERSFADFV from the coding sequence GTGACCAATCAGACACTGATCATCGAACCCGGCCTCGCCGAGCGCCACTACTGGCGCGACCTCTGGCGCTACCGCGAGCTCTTCTACGTCCTCGCCTGGCGCGACGTCGCCGTGCGCTACAAGCAGACCATCATCGGCCTTGCCTGGGCCCTGCTGCAGCCCTTCTTTACTATGGTCGTCTTCACCGTCGTCTTCGGCAAACTCGCCCGGATGCCCACCGAGGGCGACACCCCCTACGCCTTGCTGGTCTATGCCGGACTGCTGCCCTGGCAATTCTTCGCCAGCGCCCTGTCGTCCGCGTCCGGCAGCCTGACCGGCAACGCCAACCTGATCAGCAAGGTCTATTTTCCGCGGCTCATCGTCCCCACCGCCGCGGTGGTGACCTCGTTCATTGATTTTCTCATCAGCTTCGGCATCCTGGTCCTGCTCATGCTCTGGTACCAGTTCTGGCCCGGCTGGCAGATCCTCACCTTACCCGGCTTCGTCCTCATGGCCTTCCTCGCCAGTCTGGGGCCGGGGCTGTGGATCACGGCACTCAACGTCAAATATCGCGACTTTCGCTACGTCATCCCCTTCATCGTCTCGATGGGCCTCTATGTCTCCCCCGTGGGCTTCAGCTCCAGCGTCATCCCGGAACAATGGCGGTTGCTCTACGCCCTCAACCCCATGGTCGGCGTCATCGACGGCTTCCGCTGGGCCATCCTCGGCGGCGCGGCACACATCTACTGGCCGGGGTTCATCCTGAGCTGGGGCCTGATCGCCTGCTTCCTGTGGCTGGGCATCCGCCAGTTTCGCCGGATGGAAAGGAGCTTTGCGGATTTTGTGTGA
- a CDS encoding GDP-mannose 4,6-dehydratase, with the protein MTKAFITGITGQDGSYLTELLLAQGYEVHGAVRRTSTLERSRLAHLYADQSLYNRRLFLHYADLDDPTTLRRVLTKVQPSELYHLAGQSHVGLSFEIPETTCEFTAMGTLRLLEIMRDLPDPPRLFHATSSEIFGQPEQVPQTENTPMAPINPYGCAKAFATQMLRIYRDAHGLFAVNGILYNHESPRRGENFVTRKICRAAAAIKAGRQHQLKLGDTSARRDWGHARDYVRGMWLALQHPTPDDYLFATGKLHSVQDVLEQSFAALDLDWRDHVESDPGLLRPAEPMKLVGDASKARTVLGWVPQTAFADLIREMTLAELRLI; encoded by the coding sequence ATGACCAAGGCCTTCATCACCGGCATCACCGGCCAGGACGGCTCTTACCTCACGGAGCTGCTGTTGGCCCAGGGCTACGAAGTGCACGGCGCCGTGCGCCGCACCAGCACCCTGGAGCGCAGCCGCCTCGCGCACCTGTACGCCGACCAGTCCCTGTACAACCGGCGGCTCTTTCTGCACTACGCCGACCTGGACGACCCGACCACACTGCGCCGCGTGCTGACCAAGGTCCAGCCGTCCGAGCTTTACCACCTCGCCGGCCAGAGCCACGTCGGACTCAGTTTCGAGATCCCGGAGACTACCTGCGAATTCACCGCCATGGGGACCCTGCGGCTGCTGGAGATCATGCGGGACCTGCCCGACCCGCCGCGCCTCTTCCACGCCACCTCCAGCGAGATCTTCGGCCAGCCCGAGCAGGTACCCCAGACCGAGAACACCCCCATGGCGCCCATCAACCCCTACGGCTGCGCCAAGGCCTTCGCCACCCAGATGCTGCGCATCTATCGCGATGCGCATGGCCTGTTCGCCGTCAACGGCATCCTCTACAACCACGAGTCGCCCCGCCGCGGCGAGAACTTCGTCACCCGCAAGATCTGCCGTGCCGCCGCCGCCATCAAGGCCGGCCGCCAGCACCAGCTCAAGCTGGGCGACACTTCCGCCCGCCGTGACTGGGGCCACGCCCGCGACTATGTCCGCGGCATGTGGCTGGCCCTGCAGCACCCGACACCGGACGATTACCTCTTCGCGACCGGCAAGCTGCACAGCGTCCAAGACGTGCTGGAACAGTCGTTCGCCGCCTTGGATCTCGACTGGCGCGACCATGTCGAGAGCGATCCGGGCCTGCTGCGCCCCGCCGAGCCCATGAAGTTGGTCGGTGATGCAAGCAAGGCCCGCACCGTCCTTGGCTGGGTCCCGCAAACCGCGTTCGCCGACCTCATCCGCGAGATGACCTTGGCCGAACTGCGGCTCATATGA
- a CDS encoding NUDIX domain-containing protein, with protein MRIAREEYERIIRVFPRVCVDILLTDTAGRVLLLQRTNQPAIGQWWFPGGRVHIGETRLQAAHRKLREECVLPAGELTELGSFDLFFEIDQTTYHDVTILFRRQVESGTEILIDAQASAFGWFYPEQCRDLGLNRYVIDNILVHAQPALNPASWSPRSEPCLIA; from the coding sequence ATGCGCATCGCAAGGGAAGAATACGAACGGATCATCAGGGTCTTCCCGCGTGTCTGCGTCGACATCCTACTGACCGACACAGCAGGACGTGTCCTGCTACTCCAGCGTACCAACCAGCCCGCCATCGGCCAATGGTGGTTTCCGGGCGGCCGGGTGCATATCGGCGAGACCCGCCTCCAGGCCGCGCACCGCAAGCTCAGGGAAGAGTGCGTCCTGCCCGCCGGGGAGTTGACCGAACTGGGCAGCTTCGATCTGTTCTTCGAGATCGACCAGACCACCTATCACGACGTGACCATCCTCTTCCGTCGGCAGGTCGAATCCGGAACTGAGATCCTCATTGATGCTCAGGCAAGCGCCTTCGGCTGGTTCTACCCCGAGCAATGTCGAGACCTCGGCCTGAATCGGTATGTCATCGACAACATCCTGGTCCATGCCCAACCGGCCCTGAACCCGGCCTCCTGGTCGCCGCGCTCTGAACCCTGTCTCATCGCATGA
- a CDS encoding nucleotidyltransferase domain-containing protein, giving the protein MMSAADITPETCGLSQSVIDRICAVFANCPTVERALLYGSRAKGNYHHGSDIDLALEGRGLDETQLLALETQLDDLLLPYCIDLSRLAGIQDEALRDHIRRVGRVFYETQSILPSPLAGPDLSPSDVVGNPPHPSRRSISRP; this is encoded by the coding sequence ATGATGTCGGCGGCTGACATCACCCCGGAAACGTGCGGGCTGTCGCAGTCGGTCATCGATCGAATTTGCGCCGTATTTGCCAACTGTCCCACCGTCGAACGGGCGTTGCTCTATGGTTCTCGCGCCAAGGGCAATTACCACCATGGCTCGGATATCGACCTGGCCCTGGAGGGTCGCGGGCTCGACGAAACCCAACTGCTGGCACTGGAAACCCAGTTGGACGACCTGCTGCTGCCTTACTGCATCGATCTCTCCAGGCTTGCCGGTATCCAGGACGAAGCACTGCGGGACCACATCCGACGGGTTGGCCGGGTATTTTACGAAACACAATCGATTCTGCCATCACCGTTAGCCGGACCCGACCTCAGCCCGTCAGATGTGGTGGGGAACCCACCGCATCCATCGCGTCGATCGATTTCGCGGCCATGA
- a CDS encoding PD-(D/E)XK nuclease family protein: MNTQALKDTIRRELPEIIRTDPEFRGYILDLTRQEYAGRAATEDRFYELLAELRRDREEGARKWDEYKKEQNQKWDEQNRKWDQHQAEQREEFKRIHEEIMAQAQRHDRSIGALGSRWGLQSEKAFRDALAGMLEKNFGVQVLNVNEYDDQGTVFGRPDQIELDVIIQNGLLLICELKSSIDKAGMYIFERKARFYEQRHQRTANRLIVISPMIDARARQVAERLGIETYGDSLEVQAL, translated from the coding sequence ATGAATACCCAGGCGCTGAAAGACACGATCAGACGTGAGCTGCCGGAGATCATCCGCACGGATCCGGAGTTTCGCGGCTACATTCTGGATTTGACCCGCCAGGAGTATGCCGGGCGGGCGGCAACCGAAGACCGGTTCTACGAACTCCTGGCGGAACTGCGCCGCGATCGGGAGGAAGGCGCCCGCAAGTGGGACGAGTATAAAAAAGAACAAAACCAAAAGTGGGACGAACAAAACCGCAAGTGGGACCAGCATCAGGCGGAGCAGCGCGAAGAATTCAAGCGGATTCACGAGGAAATCATGGCCCAGGCGCAGCGCCATGACCGCAGCATCGGCGCGCTGGGCTCGCGCTGGGGCCTGCAATCGGAGAAGGCCTTCCGCGACGCGCTGGCCGGGATGCTGGAGAAGAACTTCGGCGTCCAGGTGCTCAACGTCAACGAATACGACGATCAGGGTACCGTGTTCGGGCGGCCCGACCAGATCGAACTGGACGTCATTATCCAAAACGGTCTGCTGTTGATTTGTGAACTGAAGTCGTCCATCGACAAGGCCGGGATGTACATCTTCGAGCGCAAAGCCCGGTTTTACGAGCAGCGACACCAGCGCACCGCCAACCGCCTGATCGTGATCTCACCGATGATCGACGCCCGGGCGCGCCAGGTGGCGGAGCGCCTGGGGATCGAGACCTACGGCGACTCGCTGGAGGTGCAAGCGTTATGA
- a CDS encoding MarR family EPS-associated transcriptional regulator: MSETPTKVRRHLSDDLRYRLLKHLAEQPQASQRQLSQVLGVSVGSLNYCINALIERGWVKVTNFRNSHHKLAYAYLLTPSGIEAKTRIAVRFLQRKLEEYEALEREIAQLRSEVAAAQEPPGETVSDQPSAMVPVSTYPVA; this comes from the coding sequence GTGTCCGAGACCCCAACCAAAGTCCGTCGACACCTCAGCGACGACCTGCGTTACCGCCTGCTCAAGCACCTCGCGGAGCAACCCCAAGCCAGCCAACGGCAACTCTCGCAAGTCCTTGGCGTCAGCGTCGGCAGCCTCAACTACTGCATCAACGCACTGATCGAGCGCGGTTGGGTCAAGGTCACCAACTTCCGGAACAGCCACCACAAGCTCGCCTACGCCTACCTCCTCACCCCCAGCGGCATCGAGGCCAAGACCCGCATCGCCGTGCGCTTCTTGCAGCGTAAGCTGGAGGAATACGAGGCGCTGGAGCGGGAGATCGCCCAACTCCGCTCCGAGGTCGCCGCTGCCCAAGAGCCCCCCGGAGAGACTGTCAGCGATCAGCCGTCAGCGATGGTCCCTGTCAGCACTTACCCCGTGGCGTGA
- a CDS encoding MarR family EPS-associated transcriptional regulator — translation MSDTAIKVRRHLSDDMRYRLLKHLSEQPQASQRHLSEVLGVSVGSLNYCVNALIERGWVKATNFRNSHNKLAYAYLLTPSGIEAKTRIAMRFLQRKLEEYEALEHEIAQLRSEVAAAQAPAGEAVSD, via the coding sequence GTGTCCGACACCGCCATCAAGGTCCGCCGTCACCTCAGCGACGACATGCGCTACCGCCTGCTCAAGCACCTCTCGGAGCAACCGCAGGCCAGCCAACGGCACCTCTCCGAGGTCCTCGGCGTCAGCGTCGGCAGCCTCAACTACTGCGTCAACGCCCTCATCGAGCGCGGTTGGGTCAAGGCCACCAACTTCCGGAACAGCCACAACAAGCTCGCCTACGCCTACCTCCTGACCCCCAGCGGCATCGAAGCCAAGACCCGCATCGCCATGCGCTTTCTGCAGCGCAAGCTGGAGGAGTATGAGGCGCTGGAACACGAGATCGCCCAACTCCGCTCCGAGGTCGCCGCCGCCCAAGCGCCCGCTGGGGAAGCCGTCAGCGATTAG
- a CDS encoding DUF4351 domain-containing protein: MIKAASLITQPMPKQPPPSTARRADYDTPWKDVLDRWHRQFLEFFFPLAAAEIDWSRGHEFLDKELQKVTRRAVVGRRHVDKLIKVWRRSGAETWVLIHTEVQGNREADFPKRLYTYHSRLTDRYNRPVATFVVLTDDHPDWRPARYEQALWGCRAVLEFPSIKLLDYRDRVTELETSANPFALVALAHLAAIATRRDPPARLAHKIGLTRRLYRRGLERDDILSLYAFIDWVLALPDALEEDYHRCIQAIEEAEHMQYVTTAERIGIQKGRKEGRKEGRKEGRKEGEVAILLRQIARKFGPPTDAVRERIAGADPETLLEWSDLILTAQTLDEVLH, translated from the coding sequence ATGATCAAGGCCGCGTCGCTCATCACCCAACCAATGCCGAAACAACCACCCCCGTCCACCGCCCGGCGCGCCGACTACGACACGCCCTGGAAGGACGTGCTCGACCGCTGGCATCGGCAGTTCCTCGAGTTTTTCTTCCCCCTGGCCGCCGCCGAGATCGACTGGTCGCGCGGGCATGAATTTCTCGACAAAGAGCTGCAGAAGGTCACCCGGCGCGCGGTCGTGGGACGCCGCCATGTGGACAAGCTGATCAAAGTCTGGCGGCGCAGCGGAGCGGAGACCTGGGTATTGATCCATACCGAGGTGCAAGGCAACCGGGAGGCGGACTTCCCGAAGCGCCTGTACACCTACCACTCGCGCCTGACGGATCGCTACAACCGCCCGGTCGCCACCTTCGTGGTGCTGACGGACGATCATCCCGACTGGCGCCCCGCGCGCTACGAGCAGGCGCTGTGGGGCTGCCGGGCGGTCTTGGAGTTCCCCAGCATCAAGCTGCTGGACTACCGCGACCGAGTGACCGAACTGGAGACCAGCGCCAATCCCTTTGCGCTGGTCGCGTTGGCGCACCTGGCGGCCATCGCCACCCGCCGCGACCCGCCCGCGCGCCTCGCACACAAGATCGGCCTGACCCGCCGACTCTATCGACGGGGGCTGGAGCGCGACGACATCTTGAGCCTTTACGCCTTTATCGACTGGGTGTTAGCGTTGCCCGACGCCTTGGAAGAAGACTACCATCGTTGTATCCAAGCGATAGAGGAAGCCGAGCACATGCAATACGTGACCACTGCCGAGCGCATCGGGATTCAGAAAGGCCGCAAAGAGGGCCGCAAAGAGGGCCGCAAAGAGGGCCGCAAAGAGGGCGAGGTCGCCATCCTCCTGCGCCAGATCGCCCGCAAGTTCGGTCCGCCCACCGACGCGGTGCGCGAGCGCATCGCGGGCGCCGACCCCGAGACCCTGTTGGAATGGTCCGACCTAATCCTGACCGCCCAGACCCTCGACGAGGTGCTCCACTGA